Part of the Wolbachia endosymbiont (group B) of Eucosma cana genome, TAGCGATCATGAAAGTATAAGAGATATTTTAATTGAAAGTGGGGCATATGTTAGTAAACAGAACAATAATAGATATGCTCCTTTACACTTTGCTATTGAATGGGGCTGCAAAGATGTAATAAGTTCTTTGTCAGGTAATGCTATTCCTAGGTCTGAAATGGTAGTAGGAAGAGTGGAACAAATTACACTTGCAGGAAGATTAGAGCTTTTTTAACCAAACTTGCATTTACTGAGATAATTGTTTTGTTATGAATTAAACCAAAAGTTCTGTAATATATTGAAGCTTAAAGATATCTTTAGATATGGAAGTTATTGCAGAAAATAGGAAAGCAAGGTTTGAATACTTTATCTTAGAAGAATTTGAAGCAGGTATGATCCTCTTAAGTAGTGAAGTAAAATCACTAAGGGAAAGAAAAGCAAACATTTCTGATGCTTACGTTACTGAAAAAAAAGGCGAAATATGGCTAAACAATATGCATATCGCAGAGTATAAAGCTGCAAACCAAAAGAATCACAAGCCAAAAAGAGAACGAAAATTGCTTTTGCATAAAAAAGAGATAAATAAGCTAATTGGTCAAATCAAAACCTCTGGAATAACTGTTGTGCCACTTTCTATCTATTTTAATGATAAAGGGTTGGCAAAAACTAAAATTGCTATTGTTAAAGGAAAAAAACTCTACGATAAGAGAGCAACCATAAAGCAGAGAGAGTGGGACCGTGAGAAAAGTAGATTGTCTAAGAATAATTTGTAGTAAAATATGTCTTTAAGTCCAGTTATTTTTAGCATCGGTCCTGTTTCTATATATTGGTACTCTTTAGCATATGTTTTGGGTATAGTTTTTGCATATTGGTATTTACATAAGCTAGACAATCAAAAAATATTTACTAAGAATTTTTACGATTCGTTATTAACAGCCGTTATTATAGGCATTATCCTTGGAGGT contains:
- the smpB gene encoding SsrA-binding protein SmpB, with the translated sequence MEVIAENRKARFEYFILEEFEAGMILLSSEVKSLRERKANISDAYVTEKKGEIWLNNMHIAEYKAANQKNHKPKRERKLLLHKKEINKLIGQIKTSGITVVPLSIYFNDKGLAKTKIAIVKGKKLYDKRATIKQREWDREKSRLSKNNL